The Gordonia sp. KTR9 genome contains a region encoding:
- a CDS encoding FAD-dependent oxidoreductase: MSTSMPKPDLFQPFRTGAGGRIDRNTPIDFVFDGVTYRGYRGDTLASALLANGIGVVTTSVNLGRPRGVTGAWAEDATAQVGIEAPFVEPMVPATTVALCPGLVAHGVPGWGKLSSAVDDARYDSLHHHPDVLVVGAGPAGLMAAVACARAGARVLLLDERAEPGGRMPAARWVAAAVAELDSHPHVTRLTRTTAFGAYDDGFVLAVEHRTDHLGTDAPAHLSRQRVHRIRTRRLVLATGAHERPIVFADNDLPGVMLADAGGEYLERYGVRVGRTAVVFTACDTAYSTAFALVDAGVSVPAVVDVRPAVSADLREEARRRGVPILPGTTVSRAHGTDGVTGVDLSDGSSLSCDTVLVSGGWNPAAHLWSQLRGTITFDDRAAAFLPTGTVAGTEIVGAAAGLTTLTECLASGRRGAVATLTGLGIGLPELRSIPRVTERTPAAPAICWYVPDGPDGGTTSFVDLQRDATVADIARSLGAGMRSVEHVKRYTTIGTGHDQGKTSGIVTSGIVAEMLGIPVGDAGTTTFRPPYTPVTFAALAGRDRGDRYDPVRRTPIHDWHVERGAVFEDVGQWKRPRYYPRGGEDMHDAVLRECASVRTGVGILDGSTLGVIDVAGPDAPDFLDLLYTNMMSTLPVGKVRYGVMCGADGMVKDDGTVLRTAEDRYTVYTTTGNAAAILDWMEEWHQTEWPHLRVWMTSLTDQVATFPVVGPRSRDVVGSVFTGLDVSNEAFGFMAWRDTTFHGVPVRIGRISFSGELAYEVNVGAGYAQAVWDALVAAGEPHGITPYGTETMHVLRAEKGYPIIGQDTDGTVTPHDLGMSWAVSKKKPDFLGKRSFARGSATAPDRKHLVGLLPTDGSTRLPEGSQIIAHCADRTLPPPPVAMLGHVTSSYRSAELGRPFALALVKGGRDLVGTRLDVPIGDTLCEVEITTTVFVDAEGARRDG, translated from the coding sequence ATGAGCACATCCATGCCGAAACCCGATCTCTTCCAGCCCTTCCGAACCGGGGCCGGTGGACGCATCGACCGCAACACGCCCATCGACTTCGTCTTCGACGGGGTCACCTACCGCGGTTACCGCGGTGACACACTCGCCTCGGCTCTGCTGGCCAACGGGATCGGGGTCGTCACCACCAGCGTCAACCTCGGACGTCCCCGAGGTGTCACCGGAGCTTGGGCCGAGGACGCCACCGCGCAGGTGGGCATCGAGGCACCGTTCGTCGAACCGATGGTTCCGGCCACCACCGTCGCGCTGTGTCCCGGTCTCGTCGCCCACGGCGTTCCGGGCTGGGGCAAGCTCAGCAGCGCCGTCGACGATGCCCGGTACGACTCCCTGCACCACCACCCGGACGTGCTGGTCGTCGGTGCCGGCCCCGCGGGCCTGATGGCGGCGGTCGCCTGCGCTCGTGCCGGGGCGCGGGTGCTCCTGCTCGACGAACGCGCCGAGCCCGGTGGCCGGATGCCCGCAGCAAGGTGGGTGGCCGCGGCTGTCGCCGAGCTGGATTCCCACCCCCACGTCACGCGCCTGACCCGCACCACCGCCTTCGGCGCCTACGACGACGGCTTCGTGCTGGCCGTCGAACACCGCACCGATCACCTCGGAACCGACGCCCCCGCGCACCTCTCCCGGCAACGGGTGCATCGCATCCGGACCCGTCGTCTCGTTCTGGCCACCGGCGCTCACGAACGACCGATCGTCTTCGCCGACAACGACCTGCCCGGTGTGATGCTGGCCGACGCCGGCGGTGAATACCTCGAGCGCTACGGGGTGCGGGTCGGTCGGACCGCGGTGGTCTTCACCGCGTGCGACACCGCGTACTCCACGGCCTTCGCACTCGTCGACGCCGGGGTGTCGGTTCCCGCCGTCGTCGACGTCCGGCCGGCCGTCAGCGCGGACCTACGCGAGGAGGCTCGCCGTCGGGGTGTGCCGATCCTCCCGGGCACCACCGTCAGCCGCGCACACGGCACGGATGGCGTGACCGGGGTCGACCTGAGCGACGGCTCGTCCCTGTCCTGTGACACCGTTCTGGTCAGCGGTGGGTGGAATCCGGCCGCCCACCTGTGGAGTCAGCTGCGCGGAACGATCACCTTCGACGACCGCGCCGCGGCCTTCCTGCCGACCGGAACCGTGGCAGGTACCGAGATCGTCGGGGCGGCAGCGGGTCTGACGACCCTGACCGAGTGCCTGGCCAGCGGACGACGCGGCGCGGTGGCGACGCTCACCGGACTCGGGATCGGACTCCCGGAGCTGCGCAGCATCCCACGGGTCACCGAACGGACCCCCGCCGCGCCCGCGATCTGCTGGTACGTGCCCGATGGACCCGACGGCGGGACCACGTCGTTCGTCGACCTGCAGCGCGACGCGACCGTCGCCGACATCGCCCGCTCACTGGGCGCGGGCATGCGATCGGTGGAACATGTCAAGCGCTACACGACCATCGGCACCGGGCACGACCAGGGCAAGACCTCCGGCATCGTCACCTCCGGCATCGTGGCGGAGATGCTCGGCATCCCCGTGGGCGACGCCGGCACCACCACCTTCCGCCCGCCTTACACCCCGGTGACCTTCGCCGCGCTCGCCGGCCGCGACCGCGGGGATCGTTACGATCCGGTGCGGCGCACCCCGATCCACGACTGGCACGTCGAGCGCGGCGCCGTCTTCGAGGATGTCGGCCAGTGGAAGCGACCGCGGTACTACCCGCGTGGGGGCGAGGACATGCACGACGCGGTCCTACGCGAATGTGCCTCCGTGCGAACGGGTGTCGGCATTCTCGACGGCTCGACGCTCGGGGTGATCGACGTCGCCGGCCCCGATGCCCCGGACTTCCTCGACCTGCTCTACACCAACATGATGAGCACTCTCCCGGTCGGCAAGGTCCGCTACGGCGTCATGTGCGGCGCCGACGGGATGGTCAAGGACGACGGCACGGTGTTGCGGACCGCGGAGGACCGCTACACCGTGTACACCACGACCGGCAACGCGGCCGCCATCCTCGACTGGATGGAGGAGTGGCACCAGACCGAGTGGCCGCACCTGCGGGTGTGGATGACATCGCTGACCGATCAGGTGGCCACCTTCCCGGTCGTCGGCCCCCGGTCCCGCGACGTCGTGGGGTCGGTGTTCACCGGTCTCGACGTGTCGAACGAGGCGTTCGGGTTCATGGCGTGGCGAGACACCACGTTCCACGGGGTGCCCGTCCGGATCGGGCGCATCAGCTTCTCCGGCGAGCTCGCCTACGAGGTGAACGTCGGGGCCGGATACGCGCAGGCGGTGTGGGATGCACTCGTCGCCGCCGGTGAGCCGCACGGCATCACACCGTACGGCACCGAGACGATGCACGTCCTGCGCGCCGAGAAGGGATATCCGATCATCGGCCAGGACACCGACGGGACCGTCACGCCGCACGACCTCGGTATGAGCTGGGCGGTCTCGAAGAAGAAGCCCGATTTTCTCGGCAAGCGATCGTTCGCGCGCGGGTCGGCGACGGCGCCGGACCGCAAACACCTCGTCGGCCTGTTGCCCACGGACGGCAGCACCCGGCTTCCCGAGGGATCGCAGATCATCGCCCACTGCGCCGACCGCACCCTGCCCCCACCCCCGGTCGCGATGCTCGGTCACGTGACGTCGAGCTACCGCAGCGCGGAACTGGGCCGGCCGTTCGCTCTGGCGTTGGTGAAAGGCGGTCGCGATCTGGTCGGCACCCGTCTCGATGTCCCGATCGGGGACACGCTGTGCGAAGTCGAGATCACCACAACCGTTTTCGTCGATGCGGAAGGAGCGCGACGCGATGGCTGA
- a CDS encoding sarcosine oxidase subunit delta: MQMIRCPHCGPREETEFHYGAAAGVAYPERPAELDDTDWAHYLFFRPNPKGSLTERWCHTAGCRQWFTVERDTRTYAFAGEPVPSRHAAGAPDSPADPAPGASR; the protein is encoded by the coding sequence ATGCAGATGATCCGCTGCCCCCACTGCGGGCCACGCGAAGAGACCGAGTTCCACTACGGCGCCGCCGCCGGCGTCGCGTACCCAGAACGACCCGCCGAACTCGACGACACGGACTGGGCGCACTACCTGTTCTTCCGGCCGAATCCCAAGGGTTCGTTGACCGAACGGTGGTGCCACACCGCCGGGTGCCGCCAGTGGTTCACCGTCGAACGCGACACCCGCACGTACGCCTTCGCCGGCGAACCGGTGCCTTCGCGTCATGCCGCCGGCGCCCCCGACTCCCCCGCCGACCCCGCACCCGGAGCCTCTCGATGA
- a CDS encoding sarcosine oxidase subunit beta family protein, with translation MTNHPAATLPPGAHLPHHPEFLWRDAEPKSSYDVVIVGGGGHGLATAHYLARVHGITNVAVLERGWLAGGNMARNTTLIRSNYLWDESAGIYEHSLKLWEGLEDELGYPILFSQRGVLNLAHTEQDVRDSIRRVEANRLNGIDAEWLDPKQVAEVCPIVNTSSDIRYPVLGATFQPRGGIAKHDYVAWGFARSASDAGVDIIQNCEVTGFVTDGDRVVGIETTRGRIGAGTVALCAAGHTSTLTDQLGFRVPVQSHPLQALVSELLEPIHPTVVMSNAVHVYVSQAHKGELVMGAGVDSYNGYGQRGAFHIIERQMAAAVELFPVFGRARLLRTWGGIVDVTPDASPIVGATPYENLYLNCGWGTGGFKATPGVGWALAHTIATGAPHAVNAPFTLDRFVTGHLIDEHGAAAVAH, from the coding sequence ATGACAAACCACCCCGCCGCCACCCTTCCCCCCGGCGCACACCTGCCCCATCACCCCGAATTCCTCTGGCGCGACGCCGAACCCAAGTCATCCTATGACGTCGTCATCGTCGGCGGCGGCGGCCACGGTCTCGCCACCGCCCACTACCTCGCCCGCGTGCACGGGATCACGAATGTCGCCGTGTTGGAACGGGGCTGGCTCGCCGGGGGCAACATGGCCCGCAACACCACCCTCATCCGCTCCAACTACCTGTGGGACGAGAGCGCCGGCATCTACGAGCACTCGCTGAAACTGTGGGAGGGTCTCGAGGACGAACTCGGTTACCCGATCCTCTTCAGTCAGCGCGGAGTGCTCAACCTCGCCCACACCGAGCAGGATGTGCGCGACAGCATCCGCCGCGTGGAGGCCAACCGGCTCAACGGAATCGATGCCGAGTGGCTCGATCCCAAGCAGGTCGCGGAGGTGTGCCCGATCGTCAACACCTCGTCCGACATCCGCTACCCGGTGCTCGGAGCCACCTTCCAACCGCGCGGCGGCATCGCCAAGCACGACTACGTCGCCTGGGGTTTCGCCCGTAGTGCGAGCGACGCGGGCGTCGACATCATCCAGAACTGCGAGGTCACCGGATTCGTCACCGACGGCGACCGGGTGGTGGGGATCGAGACCACCCGCGGCCGTATCGGCGCGGGCACCGTCGCGCTGTGCGCGGCGGGCCACACCTCCACCCTCACCGACCAGCTCGGCTTCCGGGTGCCGGTGCAGAGCCATCCCCTGCAGGCATTGGTCTCCGAACTCCTCGAACCGATCCACCCGACCGTGGTGATGTCCAATGCCGTGCACGTCTACGTCTCCCAGGCCCACAAGGGCGAACTCGTGATGGGCGCCGGCGTCGACTCCTACAACGGCTACGGTCAGCGCGGCGCATTCCACATCATCGAACGTCAGATGGCCGCCGCGGTCGAACTGTTCCCCGTCTTCGGCCGGGCACGCCTGCTCCGGACGTGGGGCGGGATCGTCGATGTCACCCCGGATGCGTCGCCGATCGTCGGGGCCACCCCGTACGAGAATCTGTACCTCAACTGCGGCTGGGGCACCGGCGGTTTCAAGGCGACCCCCGGGGTCGGGTGGGCCCTTGCCCACACGATCGCGACCGGTGCCCCGCATGCCGTCAACGCCCCGTTCACCCTCGACCGGTTCGTCACCGGTCACCTCATCGACGAGCACGGCGCAGCCGCCGTCGCCCACTGA
- a CDS encoding hybrid-cluster NAD(P)-dependent oxidoreductase, which produces MADDIFLQCVSRTDTTRDMATFTFRVAGGSPRSGPGQSVDRPIDEVDEHRTLVFAPGQFLAVTMEIDGRAVQRCYSISSPPTRPGNLSITVKRVNGGHVSNWLHDNLVEGMMIAATGPLGRFTYTARPAEKYLFISAGSGITPVMSMLRAVTDSESPLDIAFVHSARNVDDIPFRDELEDLAHRHTNVTLAFAATRMAAEDHADWTGHRGRIDRAMLERVCPDLAEREVFLCGPGRFRSEVRGALVAAGSELARIHEESFGFSLPADEPDTETGVAVDFSRRARRVTVSPGTTILAAAAKAGVTLPSSCGVGLCGSCKVRKLSGDVVMNHQGGIRPREIAQGKILLCCAEPLSPVVIDF; this is translated from the coding sequence ATGGCCGACGACATCTTCCTGCAGTGTGTGTCCCGGACCGACACCACCCGGGACATGGCCACCTTCACGTTCCGGGTGGCGGGCGGATCGCCGCGTTCGGGCCCCGGACAGTCGGTCGACCGGCCGATCGACGAGGTCGACGAACACCGGACCCTCGTCTTCGCCCCCGGCCAGTTCCTCGCCGTCACCATGGAGATCGACGGCCGGGCGGTCCAGCGCTGCTACAGCATCTCCTCACCACCGACGCGACCGGGAAACCTGTCGATCACCGTCAAGCGGGTGAACGGCGGCCATGTCTCGAACTGGCTGCACGACAACCTGGTCGAGGGAATGATGATCGCCGCGACCGGCCCGCTCGGCCGGTTCACCTACACCGCCCGGCCGGCCGAGAAGTACCTGTTCATCTCCGCCGGCAGCGGCATCACCCCGGTGATGTCGATGCTGCGCGCCGTGACCGACAGCGAGTCCCCCCTCGACATCGCTTTCGTACACAGCGCCCGCAACGTCGACGACATCCCGTTTCGAGACGAACTGGAGGATCTCGCACACCGGCACACCAATGTGACCCTGGCGTTCGCGGCGACGCGGATGGCCGCCGAGGACCACGCCGACTGGACCGGCCACCGCGGACGCATCGACCGCGCGATGCTCGAGCGGGTCTGCCCGGACCTCGCCGAACGCGAAGTGTTCCTCTGCGGCCCAGGGCGTTTCCGCAGCGAGGTCCGTGGCGCGCTGGTCGCCGCGGGCTCGGAGCTGGCGCGAATCCATGAGGAGAGCTTCGGCTTCAGCCTCCCGGCCGACGAACCGGACACCGAAACCGGTGTCGCGGTCGACTTCTCGCGCCGTGCGCGGCGGGTCACGGTGAGCCCCGGCACCACGATTCTCGCCGCAGCCGCGAAGGCGGGCGTCACCCTCCCGTCGTCGTGCGGAGTGGGTCTGTGCGGATCGTGCAAGGTACGCAAGCTCTCCGGCGACGTGGTGATGAACCACCAGGGCGGTATCCGTCCACGCGAGATCGCGCAGGGCAAGATCCTGCTCTGCTGTGCCGAACCCCTGTCCCCGGTAGTGATCGATTTCTGA
- a CDS encoding aromatic ring-hydroxylating oxygenase subunit alpha: protein MTASSVAHAAARAPEHDARTLIADRVAGQSLPAPFYVSRDFFDLDVDEIFSKSWLFVATEAEIAEPGDYVTITFSTRSVIVARDDDGRVRAHHNVCRHRGARLLTDPSGSTGTFVCTYHSWTYGMDGRLEFADAQAPGFDRSCYSLRSVHVRSIAGLVFICLADDPPADIDEVAAIVEPYLAPHRLAEAKVAKQTDLIEDGNWKLTMENNRECYHCDGHPELLNVFFPTWGYSDTGSIPSRLGPVYDRYRRVTSEQVEIWDRHDLPHSRIEQLDTRPTGFHVEREALDLAGESFTLDGSAACGRLLTDIGEARLGRLSMHLQPNMWLHVTSDHALVFSVIPIAADKTLVRTTWLVHRNAVEGVDYDLDHLTGVWETTNQQDADLVALAQSGISSPAYVPGPYGPSEFQVEAFVNWYVTMLRRRLDIPTTGTASDAASA, encoded by the coding sequence ATGACCGCTTCATCCGTCGCGCATGCCGCCGCGCGGGCACCGGAACACGACGCCCGCACCCTGATCGCCGATCGCGTCGCAGGCCAGAGCCTGCCTGCCCCGTTCTATGTGAGCCGGGACTTCTTCGACCTCGATGTCGACGAGATCTTCTCGAAATCATGGCTTTTCGTGGCCACCGAAGCGGAGATCGCCGAGCCCGGTGACTACGTCACGATCACCTTCTCCACCCGGTCGGTCATCGTCGCCAGAGACGACGACGGCCGCGTGCGCGCCCACCACAACGTGTGTCGGCATCGGGGAGCCCGCCTGCTCACCGACCCGAGCGGCTCGACCGGGACGTTCGTGTGCACCTACCACTCGTGGACCTACGGCATGGACGGACGCCTGGAGTTCGCCGACGCCCAGGCCCCCGGGTTCGACAGATCGTGTTACTCGCTGCGGTCGGTGCACGTTCGGTCGATCGCCGGGCTCGTCTTCATCTGTCTGGCCGACGACCCGCCGGCAGACATCGACGAGGTCGCCGCGATCGTCGAGCCCTACCTGGCCCCGCATCGCCTCGCCGAAGCCAAGGTGGCCAAGCAGACCGACCTCATCGAGGACGGCAACTGGAAACTCACGATGGAGAACAACCGCGAGTGTTACCACTGCGACGGGCATCCCGAGCTCCTCAACGTCTTCTTCCCGACCTGGGGGTACAGTGACACCGGGTCCATCCCGTCGCGCCTCGGGCCGGTGTACGACCGGTATCGCCGGGTCACCTCCGAACAGGTCGAGATCTGGGACCGCCACGACCTCCCCCATTCTCGGATCGAGCAACTCGACACGCGCCCAACGGGTTTCCATGTCGAGCGTGAAGCACTCGACCTCGCCGGCGAGTCGTTCACCCTCGACGGGTCCGCCGCCTGCGGCCGTCTGCTGACCGACATCGGCGAGGCGCGGCTCGGCCGGTTGTCGATGCATCTCCAGCCCAACATGTGGCTGCACGTGACCAGCGACCATGCACTGGTCTTCTCGGTCATCCCGATCGCCGCCGACAAGACCCTGGTCCGCACCACCTGGCTCGTCCACCGGAACGCCGTCGAGGGCGTCGACTACGACCTCGACCACCTCACCGGCGTCTGGGAGACGACAAATCAGCAGGACGCCGACCTGGTAGCGCTCGCCCAGAGCGGCATCAGCAGTCCCGCCTACGTTCCCGGACCCTACGGCCCCTCGGAGTTCCAGGTGGAGGCGTTCGTCAACTGGTACGTCACGATGCTCCGCCGTCGGCTGGACATCCCGACCACCGGCACCGCGTCCGACGCCGCGAGCGCATGA
- a CDS encoding L-serine ammonia-lyase, translated as MTVSVFELFSIGVGPSSSHTVGPMRAAQRFVCGLARTADLPSVSHLEVDLYGSLAATGAGHGTLTAVLLGLEGHEPETITSETKSLRIAEMERTGRIRLGGLVDLAFTTDDIRCHPEVMRPRHPNAMELRAHTRDGARLPVARFYSVGGGFVVTDDEFDRPADGVAVPLPYGTAAELLAICADEGSSIAEVVLRNETATRSADDVRSGLLHIWSVMERCVHRGVTTDGELPGGLRVRRRAKQWRDSLLREDPLRSAAHAEDWVNLVALAVNEENAAGGRVVTAPTNGAAGIVPAVLHYARRYTPVGRADPDDVTVRFLLTAGAVGGLIKSGASISGADVGCQGEVGSAAAMAAAGLAEVLGGSPAQVENAAEIAMEHSLGLTCDPIGGLVQIPCIERNAISAGKAINAARMALRGNGYHLVSLDQVIAAMKSTGHDMNAKYKETATGGLAVHVPLGVVEC; from the coding sequence GTGACCGTCAGCGTCTTCGAACTGTTCTCCATCGGCGTCGGACCCTCGAGTTCGCACACCGTCGGGCCGATGCGCGCGGCGCAGCGGTTCGTGTGCGGACTGGCCCGGACGGCCGATCTGCCATCCGTGTCTCACCTTGAGGTCGACCTCTACGGATCGCTCGCCGCGACCGGTGCGGGGCACGGCACCCTCACCGCGGTGTTGCTGGGTCTGGAGGGGCACGAACCCGAGACCATCACCTCCGAGACGAAGTCTCTCCGGATCGCGGAGATGGAGCGAACCGGTCGCATCCGACTCGGCGGCCTCGTCGACCTGGCGTTCACCACCGACGACATCCGCTGCCATCCCGAGGTCATGCGGCCGCGGCACCCCAATGCGATGGAACTCCGAGCGCACACCCGTGACGGCGCCCGCCTGCCGGTCGCGCGATTCTATTCGGTCGGTGGCGGTTTCGTGGTGACCGACGACGAGTTCGACCGACCGGCCGACGGTGTCGCCGTGCCCCTGCCCTACGGGACGGCGGCGGAGTTGCTCGCGATCTGTGCCGACGAGGGCAGCTCGATCGCCGAGGTCGTTCTGCGGAACGAAACGGCCACCCGGTCGGCCGACGACGTCCGCAGCGGATTGCTGCACATCTGGTCGGTCATGGAGCGCTGCGTCCACCGCGGTGTCACCACCGACGGTGAGTTGCCGGGGGGCCTACGGGTCCGCCGTCGGGCCAAGCAGTGGCGAGACAGTCTGCTGCGTGAGGACCCGTTGCGATCGGCGGCCCACGCCGAGGACTGGGTCAACCTGGTCGCGCTCGCCGTCAACGAGGAGAACGCGGCAGGCGGTCGGGTGGTCACCGCGCCGACCAACGGCGCGGCCGGGATCGTCCCCGCCGTCCTGCACTACGCCCGGCGCTACACACCTGTCGGCCGGGCCGACCCCGACGACGTCACCGTCCGGTTCCTGCTGACCGCGGGGGCGGTCGGTGGCCTCATCAAGTCGGGGGCGTCGATCTCGGGTGCCGACGTCGGCTGTCAGGGTGAGGTGGGCTCGGCGGCGGCGATGGCCGCCGCCGGACTGGCCGAGGTGCTCGGCGGTTCGCCCGCGCAGGTGGAGAACGCCGCGGAGATCGCGATGGAGCACAGCCTGGGGCTGACCTGCGACCCGATCGGCGGTCTCGTGCAGATCCCGTGTATCGAACGCAACGCGATCTCGGCCGGGAAGGCGATCAACGCCGCGCGGATGGCCCTGCGCGGCAACGGATATCACCTGGTCAGTCTCGACCAGGTGATCGCCGCCATGAAATCGACCGGCCACGACATGAACGCCAAGTACAAGGAGACCGCGACCGGGGGACTGGCAGTCCACGTGCCGCTGGGGGTGGTCGAGTGCTGA
- a CDS encoding GntR family transcriptional regulator translates to MTRAADRRERSERDRSDAVTKKSLSDVAYEVLRGRIVGLELAPGTRLVERDLAVELEVSRIPLREAMQRLQQDGLVVMVPRRGAIVAPFTADDVRDLFDVRESLEVLAARLAAERAGPDGLASLADQLEIARDATARDDKPAIAAANSRFHTIIVDLAGNPLLENVLGPLEARTQWLFHLTKDRDPSVQCREHEEMLAAISAHDPDRAAESAFHHVHSGRAASLAMAAHWSRGVLDPVALTKSRRR, encoded by the coding sequence GTGACCAGAGCCGCAGACCGCCGGGAACGCAGCGAGCGGGATCGGAGTGACGCCGTGACGAAGAAGTCGCTGAGCGATGTCGCCTACGAGGTGTTGCGCGGGCGGATCGTCGGCCTCGAGCTGGCGCCCGGCACCCGGCTGGTGGAGCGGGACCTCGCCGTGGAGCTCGAGGTGTCGCGTATCCCGCTCCGCGAAGCGATGCAGCGACTCCAACAGGACGGACTCGTCGTCATGGTTCCCCGCCGCGGAGCGATCGTCGCGCCGTTCACCGCCGATGATGTCCGCGACCTGTTCGACGTCCGCGAGAGCCTCGAGGTGCTGGCTGCCCGGCTGGCCGCCGAGCGAGCCGGGCCGGACGGGCTCGCCTCGCTCGCCGACCAACTGGAGATCGCTCGCGACGCCACGGCGCGAGACGACAAGCCGGCCATCGCCGCCGCCAACTCACGGTTTCACACGATCATCGTCGATCTGGCCGGAAACCCCTTGCTGGAGAACGTCCTCGGCCCCCTGGAAGCCCGCACGCAGTGGCTGTTCCACCTGACCAAGGACCGAGATCCGAGCGTCCAGTGCCGCGAACACGAAGAGATGCTCGCTGCCATCTCCGCCCATGATCCCGACCGGGCAGCCGAATCGGCGTTCCACCATGTACATTCCGGCCGCGCGGCCAGCCTGGCGATGGCCGCGCACTGGTCGCGGGGCGTGCTCGACCCGGTGGCGCTGACCAAGAGCCGGCGCAGGTGA
- a CDS encoding BMP family ABC transporter substrate-binding protein, whose amino-acid sequence MKRTLPIALIAAGALALGVSGCGSSGSAADDGTLSVGVFLPGSVNDTGFMESAYAGYNRIEEQLGDQVDISYVEQVATADYQQALQRFASENELVISVGGQTDADLRKVAPQFPDVTFVEIGGPADAEPMENLAYYDPQQAEAEFVAGAASAAASKAGTIGFVGGVELPAIVNAAKAFENGAEFIEPGVRVLAPQYVGDFNDPAKAKQAAAAAYAGGADVLSQIVNLGKQGIEQAASETGNKISGGPIPGDCTNPVYSGYVKTDIGAEVEYAVRAVLDGTWEAAQVPFGLTSDKGGTDYVVCSTDPAVAQAVERAKTAIADGSVAPY is encoded by the coding sequence ATGAAACGTACCCTTCCCATCGCATTGATCGCTGCCGGCGCGCTCGCACTCGGGGTGTCCGGCTGCGGGTCCTCCGGCTCGGCGGCCGACGACGGCACACTGTCCGTCGGTGTCTTCCTCCCCGGCTCGGTCAACGACACCGGTTTCATGGAGTCGGCGTACGCCGGTTACAACCGGATCGAGGAGCAGCTCGGCGATCAGGTCGACATCAGCTACGTCGAGCAGGTCGCGACCGCCGACTATCAGCAGGCCCTGCAGCGGTTCGCCTCCGAGAACGAACTGGTGATCTCGGTGGGTGGGCAGACCGACGCCGACCTGCGCAAGGTCGCGCCGCAGTTCCCGGACGTGACGTTCGTCGAGATCGGCGGCCCGGCCGATGCCGAGCCCATGGAGAACCTCGCATACTACGACCCCCAGCAGGCCGAAGCCGAGTTCGTCGCCGGGGCGGCGTCGGCGGCGGCATCGAAGGCCGGCACGATCGGGTTCGTCGGCGGCGTGGAGCTCCCCGCGATCGTGAACGCGGCGAAGGCCTTCGAGAACGGCGCCGAGTTCATCGAACCCGGCGTCAGGGTTCTCGCGCCGCAATATGTCGGCGACTTCAACGATCCGGCGAAGGCCAAGCAGGCGGCGGCGGCCGCCTACGCCGGTGGCGCCGATGTGCTGAGCCAGATCGTGAACCTCGGCAAGCAGGGCATCGAGCAGGCCGCGAGCGAAACCGGTAACAAGATCAGTGGCGGTCCCATCCCGGGTGACTGCACCAACCCGGTGTACAGCGGTTACGTCAAGACCGACATCGGCGCGGAGGTCGAGTACGCGGTGCGAGCGGTCCTCGACGGCACGTGGGAAGCAGCGCAGGTCCCGTTCGGTCTGACCAGTGACAAGGGCGGCACCGACTACGTCGTGTGCTCGACCGATCCGGCGGTGGCGCAAGCGGTCGAGCGCGCGAAAACCGCCATCGCCGACGGCTCCGTCGCGCCGTACTGA